From the genome of Rathayibacter sp. VKM Ac-2759, one region includes:
- a CDS encoding CGNR zinc finger domain-containing protein — MVFAHDVEAALTATAVLVNTLPELSHSGEDELATLEQLEDFVRENRYTGSREHSPDELEAVRAVRAPLRSLWLSRAEEDLVAIVNGMLEDAPALPQLVRHGIYGWHLHATRDESPLATRIVVEAAMAFVDVVRGDERDRIRICAADDCEAVLVDLSRNRSKRYCDTGNCGNRANVAAYRARRASE, encoded by the coding sequence ATGGTCTTCGCTCATGACGTCGAGGCGGCACTCACCGCGACCGCCGTGCTCGTCAACACCCTCCCCGAGCTCTCGCACTCGGGCGAGGACGAGCTGGCCACCCTCGAGCAGCTCGAGGACTTCGTGCGCGAGAACCGCTACACCGGCAGTCGCGAGCACAGCCCCGACGAGCTCGAGGCGGTGCGGGCCGTCAGGGCACCGCTCCGCTCGCTCTGGCTGAGCCGGGCCGAGGAGGATCTCGTCGCCATCGTCAACGGGATGCTCGAGGACGCGCCGGCGCTGCCGCAGCTCGTCCGGCACGGCATCTACGGCTGGCACCTGCACGCGACCCGCGACGAGAGCCCGCTCGCCACCCGCATCGTCGTCGAGGCCGCGATGGCGTTCGTCGACGTCGTCCGCGGTGACGAGCGCGACCGCATCCGGATCTGCGCCGCCGACGACTGCGAGGCCGTCCTGGTCGACCTCTCGCGCAACCGCTCGAAGCGCTACTGCGACACCGGCAACTGCGGCAACCGGGCGAACGTGGCGGCGTACCGCGCGCGGCGGGCGTCGGAGTAG
- a CDS encoding DMT family transporter: MTTSATIPAPISTPPRRLGSGLVLALAAAAAFGLGGPFVKPLLEAGWTPAAAVLWRAGGAALILAIPAALSLRGRWHVLRRNLGTIALYGVFAVIAAQLCFYSAIEHMSVGVALLIEYLAPVFLVLFAWARTRKHPGRFTLGGSALALLGLVLVLDLSGQATPELVGIAWALTASLGLCVYYVIAGRIDPELPPLALTAGAMTVGAVLLLALGAVGVVPLRASFGDVVFVGAEVSWLLPAAVILGMSTVTAYLLGIAGGSRLGTRIASFVGLTEVLFSIVAAWALLGELPAPIQFAGGALILVGVVLVRLQAEAPSEDPAEETEPSVPLYTP; the protein is encoded by the coding sequence GTGACGACCTCCGCGACGATCCCCGCCCCGATCTCCACGCCCCCGCGCCGTCTCGGTTCCGGCCTCGTCCTCGCCCTGGCGGCCGCCGCCGCCTTCGGGCTCGGCGGACCCTTCGTGAAGCCGCTGCTCGAGGCCGGCTGGACCCCCGCCGCCGCCGTGCTCTGGCGCGCGGGAGGCGCGGCACTGATCCTCGCGATCCCGGCCGCCCTCTCCCTCCGCGGCCGCTGGCACGTGCTGCGCCGCAACCTCGGCACGATCGCGCTCTACGGAGTCTTCGCCGTGATCGCCGCGCAGCTCTGCTTCTACAGCGCGATCGAGCACATGTCGGTCGGCGTCGCGCTGCTCATCGAGTACCTCGCACCGGTGTTCCTCGTGCTCTTCGCCTGGGCGCGCACCAGGAAGCACCCCGGCCGCTTCACCCTGGGCGGGTCGGCGCTCGCGCTCCTCGGACTGGTGCTCGTGCTCGACCTGTCGGGCCAGGCCACTCCCGAGCTGGTCGGCATCGCCTGGGCGCTCACCGCCTCGCTCGGCCTCTGCGTCTACTACGTGATCGCCGGCCGGATCGACCCCGAGCTGCCGCCGCTCGCCCTCACGGCGGGCGCGATGACGGTCGGCGCCGTGCTCCTGCTCGCGCTCGGCGCGGTGGGGGTCGTGCCGCTGCGGGCGAGCTTCGGCGACGTCGTCTTCGTCGGCGCGGAGGTGTCGTGGCTGCTGCCCGCCGCCGTCATCCTCGGCATGTCGACGGTGACGGCCTACCTGCTGGGGATCGCCGGCGGATCCCGGCTCGGCACCCGGATCGCCTCCTTCGTCGGCCTCACCGAGGTGCTGTTCTCGATCGTCGCGGCATGGGCGCTGCTCGGCGAGCTCCCCGCGCCGATCCAGTTCGCGGGCGGTGCGCTGATCCTCGTCGGCGTCGTGCTCGTGCGGCTGCAGGCGGAGGCGCCGAGCGAGGACCCGGCGGAGGAGACGGAGCCCTCCGTACCGCTGTACACCCCCTGA
- a CDS encoding alpha/beta hydrolase, producing MREPLRPTRSFALSAAILALTAAVLTGCSSAPVSEPIAQAAGAAPVTEWSDIPVESDLVYDDTTGQAVDVCSPVDAAAAALPAVLVVHGGSWARGDKADENWRPLCQWLASEGFVAVSVNYRLAPDAVFPTQIDDVSAALDWILEPEQTERFGIDPERVAAFGGSAGGNLVSLLGTREATASRLAAVVDLSGPSDLTAAGLADDDPVVGVAGAVRTYLDCTDLAACPAAEEASPLAHVDGTEPAFFIAHSANERIALTQSSAFAEALEAAGASVDFVVVPGALHSIAMLDDSLRATIVEFLHAQLDAPAEQTLSLEAGAADPAS from the coding sequence ATGCGCGAGCCTCTCCGACCCACGCGATCCTTCGCCCTCTCTGCGGCGATCCTGGCGCTCACCGCGGCGGTCCTCACCGGATGCTCGAGCGCTCCCGTCTCGGAGCCGATCGCGCAGGCGGCGGGGGCTGCTCCCGTCACCGAGTGGTCCGACATCCCCGTCGAGTCCGACCTCGTCTACGACGACACGACGGGACAGGCGGTCGACGTCTGCTCGCCCGTCGACGCCGCGGCGGCAGCCCTGCCCGCGGTGCTCGTCGTGCACGGCGGCAGCTGGGCGCGCGGCGACAAGGCCGACGAGAACTGGCGCCCGCTCTGCCAGTGGCTCGCCTCCGAGGGCTTCGTCGCCGTCTCGGTGAACTACCGCCTCGCCCCCGACGCCGTGTTCCCCACCCAGATCGACGACGTCTCGGCGGCGCTCGACTGGATCCTCGAGCCCGAGCAGACCGAGCGGTTCGGCATCGACCCCGAGCGCGTCGCGGCGTTCGGCGGATCGGCCGGCGGCAACCTGGTCTCCCTCCTCGGCACCCGGGAGGCGACCGCCTCGCGCCTGGCGGCGGTCGTCGACCTCAGCGGCCCCTCCGATCTGACGGCGGCGGGCCTCGCCGACGACGACCCGGTCGTCGGCGTCGCCGGCGCCGTCCGCACCTACCTCGACTGCACCGACCTCGCCGCGTGCCCCGCAGCCGAGGAGGCGTCGCCGCTCGCCCACGTCGACGGCACCGAGCCCGCCTTCTTCATCGCCCACTCCGCGAACGAGCGCATCGCGCTCACGCAGTCCAGCGCCTTCGCCGAGGCCCTCGAGGCCGCAGGCGCGAGCGTCGACTTCGTCGTGGTTCCCGGAGCCCTGCACTCGATCGCCATGCTCGACGACTCGCTCCGCGCCACGATCGTCGAGTTCCTGCACGCGCAGCTCGATGCACCCGCGGAGCAGACGCTGTCGCTCGAGGCCGGAGCGGCGGACCCGGCGTCGTGA
- a CDS encoding GNAT family N-acetyltransferase — translation MTGGVVVTLERGDSPDLAALLAPPPPRHARVFAARDSSDRLLGALALAPGPDDFAELLAAVVLPGARRSGVARRLVAAAEAWARVQRIRTLRFRAPADATDALAAAPALGFIEIDGFGPYVGDAASVCFAKAI, via the coding sequence GTGACCGGCGGAGTCGTCGTCACGCTCGAGCGCGGCGACTCGCCCGATCTCGCGGCCCTGCTCGCGCCGCCCCCACCCCGGCACGCGCGCGTCTTCGCGGCCCGCGACTCCTCCGACCGCCTGCTCGGGGCCCTGGCGCTCGCGCCCGGACCGGACGACTTCGCCGAGCTGCTCGCCGCGGTCGTCCTGCCCGGGGCACGCCGCTCCGGAGTCGCCCGGCGCCTCGTCGCCGCGGCCGAGGCCTGGGCGCGGGTCCAGCGGATCCGCACGCTGCGGTTCCGCGCCCCGGCCGACGCGACAGACGCCCTCGCCGCCGCTCCCGCCCTCGGCTTCATCGAGATCGACGGATTCGGCCCCTACGTCGGCGACGCGGCGAGCGTCTGCTTCGCCAAGGCGATCTGA
- a CDS encoding AzlD domain-containing protein, which produces MSTAAVTLGIVVLAVGSFALRAGGAALGDRIDLGEATGRLLDRGTVVLLVAVALVSALADGTEPAHASRAAGVAAGAIAALLRAPLVVVVLSAAVVTALLRA; this is translated from the coding sequence GTGAGCACCGCGGCGGTCACGCTCGGCATCGTCGTCCTCGCCGTCGGGAGCTTCGCTCTGCGCGCGGGCGGCGCCGCGCTCGGCGACCGGATCGATCTCGGCGAGGCGACCGGGCGCCTCCTCGACCGCGGCACCGTCGTCCTGCTCGTCGCGGTCGCGCTGGTGTCGGCGCTCGCCGACGGCACCGAGCCGGCGCACGCCTCCCGGGCCGCCGGCGTCGCGGCCGGGGCGATCGCCGCACTGCTGCGCGCGCCGCTGGTCGTCGTCGTGCTCAGCGCGGCGGTCGTGACCGCGCTGCTGCGTGCCTGA
- a CDS encoding AzlC family ABC transporter permease, protein MSTISAVRSLLRTLVAADRRSIALVSVSVAVVGVSYGLGAAGAGFPLWQILLLAVAVFGASAEILFVGVIAAGGAPLAAALAALLVNARALPYGMTVGAFLPGGPLRLLGAHLANDETVALAMSGATLERRRALFWSSGIAVAVAWPVGALLGALLGAVVADPAALGLDAVFPAVLLALALPALRSARTAAAAVAGGVVALAVLPTAPLGLAPVLALTGLVVAGRRA, encoded by the coding sequence ATGTCCACCATAAGCGCCGTACGTTCGCTCCTCCGAACGCTCGTGGCCGCGGACCGCCGCTCGATCGCCCTCGTGAGCGTCTCGGTCGCCGTCGTCGGCGTCTCCTACGGACTCGGTGCCGCGGGAGCGGGCTTCCCGCTCTGGCAGATCCTCCTGCTCGCGGTCGCGGTGTTCGGTGCGTCGGCCGAGATCCTCTTCGTGGGGGTGATCGCGGCCGGAGGCGCCCCGCTGGCCGCCGCGCTCGCCGCGCTGCTCGTGAACGCGCGCGCTCTGCCGTACGGGATGACGGTCGGTGCGTTCCTGCCCGGCGGGCCGCTCCGCCTCCTCGGAGCCCACCTCGCGAACGACGAGACCGTGGCGCTGGCGATGTCAGGCGCCACCCTGGAGCGCCGCCGAGCGCTGTTCTGGTCCTCGGGCATCGCGGTCGCGGTCGCCTGGCCGGTCGGCGCCCTCCTCGGAGCGCTGCTCGGAGCCGTCGTCGCCGACCCGGCCGCGCTCGGCCTCGACGCGGTGTTCCCCGCGGTGCTGCTCGCCCTCGCGCTGCCCGCCCTGCGGAGTGCCCGGACCGCGGCCGCCGCGGTGGCCGGGGGAGTGGTCGCGCTCGCGGTGCTGCCGACCGCTCCGCTCGGCCTCGCTCCGGTGCTCGCGCTCACCGGGCTCGTCGTCGCCGGGAGGCGCGCGTGA
- a CDS encoding helix-turn-helix domain-containing protein has protein sequence MTDSPRDLVASALRRERGRLGLSISEIARRAGIAKSTLSQLEAGEGNPNLETLWALGGALGVPFSHLVEPPRRTVQLIRAGDGPRIASATADYVATLLSACPPGARRDVYLVAGEPGTARDSAPHARGTVEHVVLSTGRARVGPADAPVELGPGDYLSYPGDEQHVFDALEPGTTAVLVSEHV, from the coding sequence TTGACCGACTCCCCCCGCGACCTCGTCGCCTCCGCCCTCCGCCGCGAGCGCGGACGACTCGGCCTCAGCATCTCCGAGATCGCCCGCCGCGCCGGCATCGCCAAGTCGACCCTCTCGCAGCTCGAGGCGGGCGAGGGCAATCCCAACCTCGAGACGCTCTGGGCGCTCGGCGGCGCCCTGGGCGTCCCGTTCTCGCACCTCGTCGAGCCGCCCCGGCGCACCGTTCAACTGATCCGCGCCGGCGACGGGCCCCGCATCGCCTCCGCCACCGCCGACTACGTGGCGACCCTGCTGAGCGCCTGCCCGCCCGGAGCGCGCCGCGACGTCTACCTCGTCGCCGGCGAGCCCGGCACCGCCCGCGACTCGGCCCCGCACGCCCGCGGCACCGTCGAGCACGTCGTGCTCTCGACCGGCCGCGCCCGCGTCGGCCCGGCGGACGCCCCGGTCGAGCTCGGCCCCGGCGACTACCTGTCCTACCCCGGCGACGAGCAGCACGTGTTCGACGCCCTCGAGCCGGGCACGACCGCTGTGCTGGTGTCGGAGCACGTCTGA
- a CDS encoding NUDIX domain-containing protein has product MATPEFILRLRERIGTELLWLTGVTAVILRDEQVLLVRRADTGAWTPVTGVIDPGETVAATAVREALEETGVFIEVERLVWVHTLAPMRYPNGDRAQYLDHTVRARYVSGEAHVADEESSEVGWFALDALPEMSPDHRARIAHALSDEVGCALD; this is encoded by the coding sequence GTGGCGACTCCCGAGTTCATCCTCCGGCTGCGCGAGCGGATCGGCACCGAGCTGCTCTGGCTGACCGGCGTCACCGCGGTGATCCTCCGCGACGAGCAGGTCCTGCTCGTGCGCCGGGCCGACACCGGCGCCTGGACGCCGGTGACCGGCGTCATCGACCCGGGCGAGACCGTCGCCGCGACCGCCGTGCGCGAGGCGCTCGAGGAGACCGGAGTCTTCATCGAGGTCGAGCGCCTGGTCTGGGTGCACACCCTCGCGCCGATGCGGTACCCGAACGGCGACCGCGCGCAGTACCTCGACCACACCGTCCGGGCACGCTACGTCTCGGGCGAGGCCCACGTCGCCGACGAGGAGTCGAGCGAGGTCGGCTGGTTCGCGCTGGACGCGCTGCCGGAGATGTCGCCCGACCACCGCGCGCGCATCGCCCACGCGCTGTCGGACGAGGTCGGCTGCGCGCTCGACTGA
- a CDS encoding Dabb family protein: MTRTSTADSTTIGSRWRSGPERAAAVLAEVGPERYVDTDFRPGTLRHIVLFRFRPTALISEVDAVTERFAALADECVRDGRPYIVSLETGPQLSTEGAGEGFDRAFLLTFASEGDLNYYVGRPAVDGPGLFDPAHDAFKAFVGPFLDTAGVVAFDFRPQDPARTA, translated from the coding sequence ATGACTCGCACCAGCACGGCCGACTCGACCACGATCGGCTCCCGCTGGAGGAGCGGACCCGAGCGGGCGGCGGCGGTCCTCGCCGAGGTGGGTCCCGAGCGCTACGTCGACACCGACTTCCGCCCCGGCACCCTGCGGCACATCGTCCTCTTCCGCTTCCGCCCGACGGCGCTGATCTCGGAGGTCGATGCGGTGACGGAGCGCTTCGCGGCGCTCGCCGACGAGTGCGTCCGCGACGGCCGGCCGTACATCGTCTCGCTCGAGACCGGTCCGCAGCTCAGCACGGAGGGCGCGGGCGAGGGCTTCGACCGCGCGTTCCTGCTGACCTTCGCGTCGGAGGGCGACCTCAACTACTACGTCGGCCGGCCGGCCGTCGACGGGCCCGGCCTGTTCGATCCGGCGCACGACGCCTTCAAGGCGTTCGTCGGGCCGTTCCTCGACACGGCGGGCGTCGTCGCGTTCGACTTCCGGCCCCAGGACCCGGCGCGCACGGCCTGA
- a CDS encoding efflux RND transporter permease subunit: MHLLAVLSMKNRALIALVTVVIAVFGGVALTGLKQELAPSISFPQLAVISSYPGAAPEVVNDDVSTPIETAIQGVPGLETTSATSSTNSSLISASFVYGTDLATAEQKILQAINRIKSTLPEGVDPQVVTGSFDDLPVLQLAVSSDGDAKALASELRTSVIPDLEKVEGVREAALVGESAQRVTITPDDAQLAAAGLTVNDIRTALQQNGVLVAGGEITQDGSTFSVQSGVKLGSTDDIAALPLLPSQSSFTAAPTAPTTIGAVATVAVTDAPITSISRVNGQPALTLSITKLPAANTVDVSTGVTALLPDLEASLGDGATFTSVFDQAPYIQDSIESLAQEGALGLVFAVLVILVFLLSVRSTLVTAISIPTSVLITFIGLQTAGYTLNILTLGALTIAIGRVVDDSIVVIENIKRHLDAGEERAATIAVAVREVAGAITASTITTVAVFLPISFVGGTTGELFRPFALTVSIALLASLIVALTIVPVLAYWFLRPSKRAGVREAAQAALAEERSAAGEQTAHDDAPPHHGAHAAPRRASALQRVYGPIIGWTLRHSVATVLLALLVLVGTGALYPLMKTNFLGSSGQNTFTVTQTVPVGQSLDAQDATAQQASAAILDVGGVETVQLTIGSSGGGLQSAFGGGGGGTSIRYSVTTDESADQEVVQTDVRDALGAIASPDDISVSAASGFGASSDIEVDLSTASQSDLQSANDTLLAALRGTDGISQAESNLSSSLPYIAVRVDRAAAAEAGLSEVAVGTLVSQALQPTQAGSVVIDDRTLSIYLADAQPPATIDELSALPIPTLTGEVALSTLAAVEQTNGPASITTERGQRTATITVTPEGDDLASANLAVQSAIDDTDLPAGVSASLGGVTADQSDAFSQLGIALLVAILIVYVVMVATFRSLLQPLLLLVSVPFAATGAIALQVITGVPLGVPSLIGVLMLIGIVVTNAIVLVDLVNQYRERGMPVREALLHGTERRLRPILMTALATIFALLPMALGITGHGGFISQPLAIVVIGGLVSSTVLTLVVLPVVYNLVEGYRERRRAARAERASA; this comes from the coding sequence GTGCATCTCCTCGCCGTCCTGAGCATGAAGAACCGGGCCCTCATCGCCCTCGTCACCGTCGTCATCGCCGTGTTCGGCGGCGTCGCCCTCACCGGGCTCAAGCAGGAGCTCGCCCCGTCGATCTCGTTCCCGCAGCTCGCGGTGATCTCGAGCTATCCCGGAGCCGCACCGGAGGTGGTCAACGACGACGTCTCGACGCCGATCGAGACCGCGATCCAGGGCGTGCCCGGGCTCGAGACGACGAGCGCGACCTCGTCGACGAACTCGTCGCTGATCTCGGCGTCCTTCGTCTACGGCACCGACCTCGCGACCGCCGAGCAGAAGATCCTGCAGGCGATCAACCGCATCAAGAGCACGCTGCCCGAGGGCGTGGATCCGCAGGTCGTCACCGGCTCGTTCGACGATCTGCCGGTGCTGCAGCTCGCGGTCTCGAGCGACGGAGACGCGAAGGCGCTCGCGAGCGAGCTGCGCACCAGCGTCATCCCCGATCTCGAGAAGGTCGAGGGCGTCCGCGAGGCCGCGCTCGTCGGCGAGAGCGCCCAGCGCGTCACGATCACACCCGACGACGCTCAGCTCGCCGCGGCCGGGCTCACGGTGAACGACATCCGCACCGCCCTGCAGCAGAACGGCGTGCTCGTCGCCGGTGGCGAGATCACCCAGGACGGCTCGACCTTCTCGGTGCAGTCGGGCGTCAAGCTCGGCTCGACCGACGACATCGCGGCGCTGCCCCTGCTGCCCTCGCAGTCGTCGTTCACCGCTGCCCCCACCGCCCCCACCACGATCGGAGCCGTCGCCACCGTCGCCGTCACCGACGCCCCGATCACCTCGATCTCGCGCGTCAACGGCCAGCCCGCGCTGACCCTCTCGATCACCAAGCTGCCCGCGGCGAACACCGTCGACGTCTCGACCGGTGTCACCGCGCTCCTGCCCGACCTCGAGGCGTCGCTCGGCGACGGCGCGACGTTCACGTCGGTCTTCGACCAGGCCCCCTACATCCAGGACTCGATCGAGTCGCTCGCGCAGGAGGGGGCGCTCGGCCTCGTCTTCGCCGTGCTGGTGATCCTCGTGTTCCTGCTGTCGGTGCGCTCGACCCTGGTCACGGCGATCTCGATCCCCACCTCCGTGCTGATCACCTTCATCGGCCTGCAGACCGCCGGCTACACGCTCAACATCCTCACGCTCGGCGCCCTCACGATCGCGATCGGCCGCGTGGTCGACGACTCCATCGTGGTCATCGAGAACATCAAGCGGCACCTCGACGCGGGGGAGGAGCGCGCGGCCACGATCGCGGTCGCCGTCCGCGAGGTCGCCGGAGCGATCACCGCGTCGACCATCACGACCGTCGCCGTGTTCCTGCCGATCTCGTTCGTCGGCGGCACGACGGGCGAGCTGTTCCGGCCGTTCGCGCTGACCGTGTCGATCGCGCTGCTCGCCTCCCTGATCGTCGCGCTGACGATCGTGCCGGTGCTGGCGTACTGGTTCCTCCGCCCCTCGAAGCGCGCCGGCGTGCGCGAGGCCGCTCAGGCCGCGCTCGCCGAGGAGCGCAGCGCGGCGGGCGAGCAGACCGCGCACGACGACGCGCCCCCGCATCACGGCGCGCATGCCGCTCCCCGCCGGGCCTCCGCCCTGCAGCGCGTCTACGGCCCGATCATCGGCTGGACGCTGCGGCACTCCGTCGCGACGGTGCTGCTCGCGCTGCTCGTGCTCGTCGGCACCGGCGCGCTCTACCCGCTGATGAAGACGAACTTCCTCGGCTCCAGCGGCCAGAACACCTTCACCGTCACCCAGACCGTCCCGGTCGGGCAGAGCCTCGACGCGCAGGACGCCACGGCGCAGCAGGCGAGCGCCGCGATCCTCGACGTCGGCGGAGTCGAGACCGTCCAGCTCACGATCGGCTCGTCGGGCGGCGGCCTGCAGAGCGCCTTCGGCGGCGGCGGAGGCGGCACCTCCATCCGCTACTCGGTCACCACCGACGAGTCGGCCGACCAGGAGGTCGTGCAGACCGACGTGCGCGATGCGCTCGGCGCGATCGCCTCGCCCGACGACATCAGCGTCTCGGCCGCCTCCGGCTTCGGCGCCTCCTCGGACATCGAGGTCGACCTCTCGACCGCGTCGCAGAGCGATCTGCAGAGCGCGAACGACACCCTGCTCGCGGCGCTGCGCGGCACCGACGGGATCAGCCAGGCCGAGAGCAACCTCTCCTCCTCCCTGCCCTACATCGCCGTGCGTGTCGATCGCGCGGCGGCGGCGGAGGCGGGACTCAGCGAGGTCGCCGTCGGCACGCTGGTCAGCCAGGCCCTGCAGCCGACCCAGGCCGGCAGCGTAGTGATCGACGACCGGACGCTCTCGATCTACCTCGCCGACGCGCAGCCTCCGGCGACGATCGACGAGCTCTCGGCGCTGCCGATCCCGACGCTCACCGGCGAGGTCGCGCTGTCGACCCTCGCCGCCGTCGAGCAGACGAACGGGCCCGCCAGCATCACGACCGAGCGCGGCCAGCGCACCGCCACCATCACCGTGACCCCGGAGGGGGACGACCTCGCCTCCGCGAACCTCGCCGTGCAGTCGGCGATCGACGACACCGACCTGCCCGCGGGCGTCTCGGCCTCGCTCGGCGGAGTCACGGCCGACCAGAGCGACGCGTTCTCGCAGCTCGGGATCGCGCTGCTGGTGGCGATCCTGATCGTCTACGTCGTGATGGTCGCGACCTTCCGCTCGCTGCTGCAGCCGCTGCTCCTGCTGGTGTCGGTGCCGTTCGCGGCGACCGGGGCGATCGCGCTGCAGGTGATCACGGGCGTGCCGCTCGGCGTGCCCTCGCTGATCGGCGTGCTGATGCTGATCGGCATCGTGGTGACGAACGCGATCGTGCTCGTGGACCTGGTGAACCAGTACCGCGAGCGCGGGATGCCGGTGCGGGAGGCGCTGCTGCACGGCACCGAGCGGCGGCTCCGCCCCATCCTGATGACGGCCCTGGCGACGATCTTCGCGCTGCTCCCGATGGCGCTCGGCATCACCGGGCACGGCGGCTTCATCTCGCAGCCGCTGGCGATCGTCGTGATCGGAGGCCTCGTGTCCTCGACCGTGCTGACCCTGGTCGTGCTGCCGGTCGTCTACAACCTGGTCGAGGGGTATCGTGAGCGGCGGCGTGCCGCTCGCGCCGAGAGGGCATCGGCATGA
- a CDS encoding PLP-dependent aminotransferase family protein: MADVHFGVRALQTLLGDWREQRGTRPAYLALADRIRLLSIDGRIPTDSRLPAERELSTRLGVSRTTVAAAYRELRESGYLVSVRGSGSVTRLPGAVVHAVPSLAPDFLDFTKAALPAVPELSEAYARAAERMADHFDAGSYDTVGLPILRRAIADRYTQRGLRTEPGQIMVTIGAQHAIALVARTLLARGDRALIEAPTYPHAYEALRLAGARLVPVNVDGADGWDGEGLIAALRGTSPSLAYLMPDFHNPTGRSMAPELRERAIAAAARQGTLIVADETTAELDIDRRMSPLPFAAYGPEGTVLSIGSVGKTLWGGIRIGWIRAERSVIRKLVAARSAGDLGSPILEQLLVADMLGRMDGVLELRRSQLRAGRDHLEAALARAIPEWSVPRVSGGLSTWVGLGRPASSQLALAARTSGLLITAGPRFGIDGAFERFLRIPIGYSPEVTDRAVEALAAAWAQVARHPVADAGYLADVV; encoded by the coding sequence ATGGCTGATGTCCACTTCGGCGTGCGCGCCCTGCAGACCCTCCTCGGCGACTGGCGCGAGCAGCGCGGCACGCGGCCCGCGTACCTCGCGCTCGCCGACCGCATCCGGCTCCTGAGCATCGACGGCCGGATCCCGACCGACAGCCGCCTGCCCGCCGAGCGCGAGCTGTCGACCCGGCTCGGCGTCAGCCGGACGACCGTCGCCGCCGCCTACAGGGAGCTGCGCGAGAGCGGCTACCTGGTCAGCGTGCGGGGCTCGGGCAGCGTGACGCGCCTGCCCGGCGCGGTCGTGCACGCGGTGCCGTCGCTGGCGCCCGACTTCCTCGACTTCACCAAGGCGGCCCTCCCCGCCGTGCCCGAGCTCTCCGAGGCGTACGCCCGCGCCGCCGAGCGGATGGCCGACCACTTCGACGCCGGCTCGTACGACACCGTCGGGCTGCCGATCCTCCGTCGCGCGATCGCCGACCGCTACACGCAGCGGGGGCTGCGCACCGAGCCCGGCCAGATCATGGTGACGATCGGCGCCCAGCACGCCATCGCCCTCGTCGCGCGGACCCTGCTCGCCCGCGGCGACCGCGCCCTGATCGAGGCGCCCACCTATCCGCACGCCTACGAGGCGCTCCGCCTCGCGGGCGCCCGGCTCGTGCCGGTGAACGTCGACGGAGCCGACGGCTGGGACGGCGAGGGCCTGATCGCGGCGCTGCGCGGCACGAGCCCGTCGCTCGCCTACCTGATGCCCGACTTCCACAACCCGACCGGCCGCTCGATGGCCCCGGAGCTGCGCGAGCGCGCGATCGCCGCGGCGGCCCGGCAGGGCACGCTGATCGTCGCCGACGAGACGACGGCCGAGCTCGACATCGACCGGCGGATGTCCCCCCTGCCCTTCGCCGCCTACGGGCCGGAGGGGACGGTGCTCTCGATCGGCTCGGTCGGCAAGACGCTGTGGGGCGGCATCCGGATCGGCTGGATCCGCGCCGAGCGCAGCGTGATCCGCAAGCTCGTCGCGGCGCGCAGCGCGGGAGACCTCGGCAGCCCGATCCTCGAGCAGCTGCTGGTCGCCGACATGCTCGGGCGGATGGACGGCGTCCTCGAGCTGCGGCGCAGTCAGCTGCGAGCGGGCCGCGACCACCTCGAGGCGGCGCTCGCCCGCGCGATCCCCGAGTGGAGCGTCCCGCGCGTCTCGGGCGGTCTGTCGACCTGGGTCGGCCTCGGCCGCCCCGCGAGCTCGCAGCTGGCGCTCGCCGCGCGCACCTCGGGCCTGCTGATCACCGCCGGTCCGCGGTTCGGGATCGACGGAGCGTTCGAGCGCTTCCTGCGCATCCCGATCGGCTACTCGCCCGAGGTCACCGACCGTGCCGTGGAGGCGCTGGCCGCCGCGTGGGCGCAGGTCGCCCGGCACCCGGTGGCGGACGCGGGGTACCTGGCCGACGTGGTGTAG